A single Lysinibacter sp. HNR DNA region contains:
- a CDS encoding class C sortase yields MLPPQPTLSRPKHGRTHRRTVAPSRLQSRSPLWQRISLLLATILGLSVTLYPTAATWFTDTAQGGTLDAFANLAEHLPNDEKQRILDAAHDYNESLPQGELRDPYSLPNNTSSPSSDVTDDYFKQLNLEGIDVMARVRIPSINVDIPTYHGTSMETLDRGSGHILGSSLPVGGEGTHSVITAHAGLPHARMFTDLPRVKKGETFSVTVLDEVLTYRVDQITVVEPHDISNLTITPGKDYLTLITCTPLHINSHRLLIRGERIPTPVGDPQLVSAQYQSAFPWWILIFVGLSAGAAVLLFTPARSAKKPAKPAAQQKLSAGNQASVEELLGQL; encoded by the coding sequence ATGCTACCCCCACAGCCCACACTTTCACGACCCAAACACGGTCGCACCCATCGCCGCACCGTCGCCCCCTCCAGATTACAGAGCCGCAGTCCCCTGTGGCAGCGTATCTCTCTTCTTCTTGCAACTATTCTTGGCCTCTCTGTAACGCTCTACCCCACGGCCGCCACCTGGTTCACCGATACTGCGCAGGGAGGCACCCTCGACGCTTTTGCAAACCTCGCGGAGCATCTTCCGAATGATGAAAAACAGCGCATCCTTGACGCGGCTCACGACTACAACGAGTCTCTCCCCCAGGGAGAACTCCGTGATCCCTACAGTCTCCCAAACAATACTTCTTCCCCCTCCAGCGATGTAACAGACGACTACTTTAAACAGTTAAACCTGGAGGGCATCGATGTGATGGCCCGCGTTCGTATCCCCTCTATTAACGTGGACATACCCACCTACCACGGAACCAGCATGGAGACCCTCGACCGCGGTTCCGGGCATATTCTGGGTTCCTCGCTACCCGTTGGAGGAGAGGGCACCCACTCGGTCATTACCGCCCATGCGGGTCTCCCCCACGCCCGCATGTTCACAGATCTCCCCCGGGTTAAAAAGGGTGAGACCTTCAGCGTGACCGTTCTTGACGAGGTTCTCACCTATCGAGTTGACCAGATCACCGTTGTTGAACCCCACGACATTAGCAACCTGACCATTACGCCGGGCAAAGACTACCTCACCCTCATTACGTGCACACCGCTACACATTAATAGCCATCGCCTTCTTATTCGCGGCGAGCGCATCCCCACCCCCGTGGGTGATCCGCAGCTTGTTTCTGCTCAGTACCAGAGCGCTTTTCCCTGGTGGATTCTTATTTTTGTGGGACTCTCCGCCGGTGCCGCGGTTCTCCTCTTTACTCCCGCACGAAGCGCGAAGAAACCGGCAAAGCCAGCAGCACAGCAAAAACTCTCCGCAGGGAATCAGGCCTCGGTGGAAGAACTCCTGGGTCAGTTATGA
- a CDS encoding GuaB1 family IMP dehydrogenase-related protein, with the protein MEFNAEGATHDLTYSDVFLIPRKSEIDSRLSVSLKATDGTAATLPLVSSNMNSVTGPRLAATLARRGGLGVIPQDMPLQELADAIRWVKAQPTRFDTAIILSPKATVAEARELLPPSVEHGIVIQDDEYRGIVPAEVLATARPGAQLKDLLRTEWIALAAEEIGDNREAFDALVAADAHFAPVLDHGRIVGTLSRKSALRGTLYEPHLDAEGRLAVAAAVGINGDVTAKARALVEAGVDVLVIDTAHGHQGGMLRAIETVRGLDLDVPIVAGNIVTADAVQDLVSAGADILKVGVGPGAMCTTRMMTAVGRPQFSAVLETADRARELGAHVWADGGVRYPRDVALALAAGAASVMIGSWFAGTIEAPGRIMTDANGRHYKESWGMASTKAVEGRFGRLDPFDLARKTLFAEGISGSTIYIDPARPSVEDLLDMITSGVRSSFTYAGAKTLAEFHELALVGVQSASGYEEGKPVPVSW; encoded by the coding sequence ATGGAATTTAATGCTGAGGGCGCAACCCACGATCTAACCTATTCGGATGTTTTCCTGATTCCCAGAAAATCCGAGATTGATAGTCGACTATCGGTGTCGCTCAAGGCAACAGATGGAACCGCGGCAACCCTACCGCTCGTATCGTCGAATATGAACTCGGTGACGGGCCCTCGGCTTGCGGCGACCCTTGCCCGTCGCGGGGGTCTTGGTGTCATCCCGCAGGATATGCCTCTGCAGGAGCTTGCCGACGCTATTCGCTGGGTGAAAGCGCAGCCCACGCGCTTTGATACGGCAATTATCCTGTCGCCCAAGGCAACCGTGGCCGAGGCTCGCGAGTTACTTCCACCGAGTGTTGAGCACGGAATCGTTATTCAGGACGATGAGTATCGGGGCATTGTACCCGCCGAGGTACTGGCCACGGCTCGTCCCGGCGCGCAGTTGAAGGATTTGCTTCGCACGGAGTGGATCGCCCTGGCTGCCGAAGAAATCGGCGACAATCGTGAGGCGTTTGATGCACTTGTTGCGGCTGATGCCCACTTCGCTCCGGTGCTTGATCACGGACGTATTGTGGGTACCCTCTCGCGTAAATCTGCTCTACGCGGCACGCTCTACGAGCCGCACCTTGATGCCGAGGGACGTCTGGCTGTTGCGGCGGCCGTGGGTATTAACGGTGACGTGACGGCAAAGGCGCGGGCCCTGGTGGAGGCTGGTGTTGACGTGCTGGTGATTGATACGGCCCACGGCCACCAGGGAGGTATGCTGCGGGCGATCGAGACCGTGCGTGGCCTCGATCTTGATGTCCCCATTGTTGCCGGAAACATTGTCACCGCCGATGCGGTGCAGGACCTGGTGAGCGCTGGAGCCGACATCCTCAAGGTGGGTGTTGGCCCAGGCGCCATGTGCACCACACGAATGATGACGGCGGTGGGTCGTCCGCAGTTCTCGGCGGTTCTTGAGACCGCGGACCGTGCTCGCGAGCTGGGGGCTCATGTGTGGGCCGATGGCGGGGTTCGTTACCCGCGTGACGTGGCATTGGCCCTGGCGGCGGGTGCGGCGAGTGTGATGATTGGCTCGTGGTTTGCGGGAACGATTGAGGCTCCCGGACGCATCATGACGGATGCAAACGGGCGCCACTACAAGGAAAGCTGGGGGATGGCCTCCACCAAGGCCGTGGAGGGTCGTTTTGGTCGGTTGGATCCCTTCGATCTGGCGCGCAAAACACTTTTTGCCGAGGGCATCAGCGGAAGCACGATCTATATTGATCCGGCTCGCCCGTCTGTGGAGGATCTACTCGATATGATCACGTCGGGTGTGCGCAGCTCCTTCACCTACGCCGGCGCCAAAACGCTTGCGGAGTTCCACGAGCTGGCTCTTGTGGGTGTGCAATCAGCGTCTGGCTATGAGGAAGGTAAACCGGTTCCAGTGAGCTGGTAG
- a CDS encoding sigma-70 family RNA polymerase sigma factor, translated as MRQDSSLCANNSMCCDERSDYELISAAQSDSSHLNSSGGGGGGNSSFSLLWIRHSEFAARAARSFVSATDAEDVVAEAFMRVFERIRAGGGPTGDFRSYLFVTIRNLAAEWVRSRREFTQADDRWVVELVAATPSQSDSIMHERALWSYQSLTERWQEILLYSEVEGLTISEIAIRMGMSANAVSQLVFRAREGLREAWIQAHVWGLSAYTARTQSECRWSMDRMGAYERNRLGHRDRTRFSAHTLGCPSCGEVLTVTQQIASRLPQRRGGGSSRKNSMDSPSHSGKAVS; from the coding sequence ATGCGGCAAGATTCAAGTTTGTGTGCCAATAATTCGATGTGTTGTGATGAACGATCCGATTATGAGCTTATTAGTGCAGCTCAATCCGATTCGTCCCACCTCAATTCCAGCGGGGGGGGGGGGGGGGGCAATAGCTCTTTTTCTCTTCTCTGGATACGGCACTCTGAGTTCGCCGCCAGGGCTGCAAGATCCTTTGTCTCCGCAACTGATGCAGAAGACGTGGTTGCCGAAGCCTTCATGAGAGTTTTTGAACGTATCAGAGCCGGCGGCGGGCCAACGGGAGACTTTCGATCGTATCTCTTCGTGACGATTCGTAATCTTGCAGCGGAGTGGGTGCGCTCTCGGCGAGAATTTACGCAAGCGGATGACCGCTGGGTTGTTGAGTTGGTGGCGGCAACCCCCTCACAATCCGACTCAATCATGCACGAGAGGGCGTTATGGTCTTACCAATCACTCACTGAACGCTGGCAGGAGATTTTACTCTACAGCGAGGTTGAGGGGCTTACGATTTCAGAGATTGCTATAAGAATGGGCATGAGTGCTAACGCTGTTTCGCAATTGGTTTTTCGGGCGCGCGAGGGTCTCCGGGAAGCCTGGATCCAGGCACACGTCTGGGGGCTGAGCGCATATACAGCCAGGACACAATCAGAATGTCGATGGTCAATGGACCGGATGGGTGCGTACGAACGCAATCGCCTGGGGCATCGTGACCGTACCCGATTTAGCGCGCACACCCTGGGATGTCCGAGCTGTGGTGAGGTGCTGACCGTGACCCAGCAGATTGCCTCTCGGCTTCCGCAACGGCGTGGGGGTGGCTCTTCTAGAAAAAATTCTATGGATTCCCCTAGCCACTCGGGGAAAGCTGTGTCATAA